One genomic region from Halomicrobium zhouii encodes:
- a CDS encoding phosphoglycerate kinase, translating into MPSFKTLDDLDDGQRVLVRLDLNSPVEDGEVQDNRRFDRHAETVAELADREFQTVLMAHQGRPGRDTFVSLEQHADILADHIDQDVGFVADTFGDDAIAAIDDVDSGEVLLLENTRMCDEELPEEDPEVKAETEFVQTLSAEFDAYVNDAYSAAHRSHASLVGFPLVLPAYAGRVMETEYEANTAIAEKEFDGNVTMVVGGTKATDVIDVMSALDEKVDDFLLGGIAGELFLRADGYPVGHDVGDMDLFDEQWEANQAKIESMLAEHRDQISLAVDLAYEDDDENRAEIAVDEIEEKTQGFLDVGSETVMTYSPIIRESEAVFVKGALGLFEDERFSVGTVGALEAIAATDCFSVVGGGDTSRAIRMYGMTEEEFSHVSIAGGAYISALTGQELVGIEVLARE; encoded by the coding sequence ATGCCCTCGTTCAAGACGCTCGACGACCTCGACGACGGCCAGCGCGTCCTCGTCCGCCTCGACCTCAACAGCCCCGTGGAGGACGGCGAAGTCCAGGACAACCGCCGGTTCGACCGCCACGCCGAGACAGTCGCGGAACTCGCCGACCGCGAGTTCCAGACCGTGCTCATGGCCCACCAGGGCCGACCCGGCCGGGACACCTTCGTCTCGCTGGAGCAACACGCCGACATCCTCGCCGACCACATCGACCAGGACGTCGGCTTCGTCGCGGACACGTTCGGCGACGACGCCATCGCGGCCATCGACGACGTCGATTCGGGGGAGGTCCTCCTGCTCGAAAACACCCGAATGTGCGACGAGGAACTCCCCGAGGAGGACCCCGAAGTCAAGGCCGAGACGGAGTTCGTCCAGACCCTGAGTGCGGAGTTCGACGCCTACGTCAACGACGCGTACTCGGCGGCCCACCGCTCGCACGCCTCCCTCGTGGGGTTCCCGCTCGTGCTGCCCGCCTACGCCGGTCGCGTCATGGAGACGGAGTACGAGGCCAACACCGCCATCGCCGAGAAGGAGTTCGACGGCAACGTCACGATGGTCGTCGGCGGCACCAAGGCCACCGACGTCATCGACGTGATGAGCGCGCTCGACGAGAAAGTCGACGACTTCCTGCTGGGCGGCATCGCCGGCGAACTGTTCCTCCGCGCGGACGGCTACCCCGTCGGCCACGACGTCGGTGACATGGACCTGTTCGACGAGCAGTGGGAGGCAAACCAGGCAAAGATCGAGTCGATGCTCGCCGAGCACCGCGACCAGATCTCGCTGGCCGTGGACCTCGCCTACGAAGATGACGACGAAAACCGGGCCGAGATAGCCGTCGACGAGATCGAGGAGAAGACCCAGGGGTTCCTCGACGTCGGCTCGGAGACCGTGATGACCTACTCGCCGATCATCCGCGAGTCCGAGGCCGTCTTCGTCAAGGGCGCGCTGGGCCTGTTCGAGGACGAGCGCTTCTCCGTTGGGACCGTCGGCGCGCTCGAAGCCATCGCCGCGACGGACTGTTTCTCCGTCGTCGGCGGCGGCGACACCTCCCGGGCTATTCGTATGTACGGGATGACGGAAGAGGAGTTCTCTCACGTCTCCATCGCCGGCGGCGCGTACATCAGCGCGCTGACCGGGCAGGAACTGGTCGGTATCGAGGTGCTGGCGCGGGAGTAG
- a CDS encoding hemolysin family protein: MVDVALSLGRLLAAFFLVFLNGFFVAAEFAYVRIRSTAVDQMVEEGKPGAETLQGTLQHLDDYLAVTQLGITIASLGLGWIGEPAVAELIHPVLESVLPESAVSLVAFAIGFGFITFLHVVFGELAPKTIAIAQAERIALFVAPPMKFFYYVFYPGLVVFNGTANAFTSLIGIPPASETEETLSEEEILMILTRSGTEGHVDKREVEMIEQVFDLDDVSVREVMVPRPDVVSASADATVADLRALVVEEGHTRYPVLDADDGDQVVGFVDVKDLIRVTESSDGEPTATAGDLVRDLPVIPETGQVDQLLRQFQDEQSQMAAVIDEWGSFEGIVTVEDLVEVVVGDIRDQFDVDAREPSIEGNGDGTYTVDGAVPIGKVNNELETAFETDEFGTIGGLVLDRLGRAPEVGDRVTADGHHLDVDAVDGARVARVRILPDESTADESEDRPEDGSGTLDDSEE; encoded by the coding sequence ATGGTAGATGTCGCACTCTCGCTCGGCCGGCTGCTGGCCGCGTTCTTCCTCGTCTTCCTGAACGGCTTCTTCGTCGCGGCGGAGTTCGCGTACGTGCGCATCCGCTCGACGGCGGTGGACCAGATGGTCGAGGAAGGGAAACCCGGAGCGGAGACCCTGCAGGGGACGCTCCAGCACCTCGACGACTATCTCGCAGTCACGCAACTGGGGATCACCATCGCCTCCCTCGGCCTGGGGTGGATCGGCGAACCGGCCGTCGCCGAGCTCATTCATCCCGTACTGGAGTCAGTTCTCCCCGAAAGCGCCGTTTCCCTCGTCGCCTTCGCCATCGGTTTCGGCTTCATCACGTTCCTCCACGTCGTCTTCGGGGAACTCGCCCCCAAGACCATCGCCATCGCGCAGGCCGAACGGATCGCGCTGTTCGTCGCGCCGCCGATGAAGTTCTTCTACTACGTCTTCTACCCCGGCCTCGTCGTCTTCAACGGGACGGCGAACGCCTTCACGAGCCTGATCGGCATCCCGCCGGCCTCCGAGACCGAGGAGACCCTCTCCGAGGAGGAGATCCTGATGATACTGACCCGCTCGGGCACCGAGGGTCACGTCGACAAGCGGGAGGTCGAGATGATCGAGCAGGTGTTCGACCTCGACGACGTCAGCGTCCGGGAGGTCATGGTCCCCCGCCCCGACGTCGTGAGCGCGTCCGCCGACGCCACCGTCGCCGACCTCCGTGCACTCGTCGTCGAGGAGGGCCACACGCGCTACCCGGTCCTCGACGCAGACGACGGCGACCAGGTCGTCGGGTTCGTCGACGTCAAGGACCTCATCCGCGTCACCGAGTCAAGCGACGGCGAGCCCACCGCCACCGCGGGAGACCTGGTGCGTGACCTGCCCGTCATCCCCGAGACTGGCCAGGTCGACCAGCTCCTCCGCCAGTTCCAGGACGAGCAGAGCCAGATGGCCGCCGTCATCGACGAGTGGGGCTCCTTCGAGGGGATCGTCACCGTCGAGGACCTCGTCGAGGTCGTCGTCGGCGACATCAGGGACCAGTTCGACGTGGACGCGCGCGAACCGTCGATCGAGGGGAACGGCGATGGCACGTACACCGTCGACGGTGCCGTCCCCATCGGGAAGGTCAACAACGAACTGGAGACGGCCTTCGAGACCGACGAGTTCGGCACCATCGGCGGCCTCGTCCTCGACCGCCTCGGCCGCGCCCCCGAGGTCGGCGACCGCGTCACCGCCGACGGCCACCACCTCGACGTCGATGCGGTCGACGGCGCACGGGTCGCCCGCGTGCGGATTTTACCGGACGAGTCGACGGCCGACGAGAGCGAGGATCGACCGGAAGACGGCTCCGGGACTCTGGACGACTCCGAGGAGTGA
- a CDS encoding ABC transporter ATP-binding protein has product MATVTLDHLTKEFDSGRILAVDDVSLDVADGEFVTVVGPSGCGKSTTLRMLAGLEQPTSGRIVIDGEDVTDVHARKRDVAMVFQNYALYPHKTVRQNMAFGLRMSTDLSKDERQAKVEETAEMMGIADLLEDKPSELSGGQKQRVALGRAIVREPDVFLFDEPLSNLDAKLRTSMRTEIQRLQEELDITAIYVTHDQEEAMTMGDRLAILDGGELQQTGRPKDVYENPRNEFVGGFVGSPSMNFMDLDVSIASDGDAVTLTGEDFSYTLRGERARRIADSGAQSVRLGVRPENVTVGTGEARENGNEAVVEVVEPIGSDNYLYLDLGSEEFVARVASDVEPSWGDTVTVAFDEAAVHVFDARTGDSLLFEEGEDERDAVAAA; this is encoded by the coding sequence ATGGCAACAGTCACGCTCGACCACCTCACGAAGGAGTTCGACAGCGGGCGGATCCTCGCCGTCGACGACGTCTCGCTGGACGTGGCCGACGGCGAGTTCGTCACCGTCGTCGGCCCCTCGGGCTGTGGGAAGTCGACGACGCTGCGGATGCTCGCCGGCCTCGAACAACCCACCTCCGGTCGCATCGTCATCGACGGCGAGGACGTGACGGACGTCCACGCGCGCAAGCGCGACGTCGCGATGGTGTTCCAGAACTACGCGCTGTACCCCCACAAGACCGTCCGCCAGAACATGGCCTTCGGCCTCCGGATGAGCACGGACCTCTCGAAGGACGAGCGCCAGGCGAAGGTCGAAGAGACGGCCGAGATGATGGGCATCGCGGACTTACTCGAGGACAAGCCCAGCGAACTCTCCGGCGGGCAGAAACAGCGCGTCGCCCTCGGGCGCGCCATCGTCCGCGAACCCGACGTCTTCCTCTTCGACGAACCACTCAGCAACCTCGACGCGAAGCTCCGGACGTCGATGCGGACCGAAATCCAGCGCCTGCAGGAGGAACTGGACATCACCGCCATCTACGTCACCCACGACCAGGAGGAGGCGATGACGATGGGCGACCGGCTGGCCATCCTCGACGGCGGTGAACTCCAGCAGACCGGCCGGCCGAAAGACGTCTACGAGAACCCCCGCAACGAGTTCGTCGGCGGCTTCGTCGGCTCCCCCTCGATGAACTTCATGGACCTCGACGTCTCCATCGCGAGTGACGGCGACGCGGTGACGCTCACCGGCGAGGACTTCTCCTACACGCTCCGCGGCGAGCGCGCCCGACGGATCGCCGACAGCGGCGCCCAGTCGGTCCGCCTCGGCGTCCGCCCCGAGAACGTCACCGTCGGAACGGGCGAGGCCCGCGAGAACGGGAACGAGGCCGTCGTCGAGGTCGTCGAACCCATCGGCAGCGACAACTACCTCTACCTGGACCTGGGCAGCGAGGAGTTCGTCGCCCGCGTCGCGTCGGACGTCGAGCCCTCCTGGGGCGACACCGTGACGGTCGCGTTCGACGAGGCGGCAGTCCACGTCTTCGACGCCAGGACCGGCGATTCACTGCTGTTCGAGGAAGGGGAAGACGAGCGCGACGCCGTCGCCGCGGCCTGA
- a CDS encoding OsmC family protein, translating to MATAERTVVNGVDVSALEGAIESITEDPAGGAFTFRAETEWEDALKSVTTIDEFDHAGETVHTREFTLQGDEPEQILGERAGPNAVELLLGALGSCLSVGYAANAAAMGIELDDLSFEMEGDLDLRGFLGISEDVRPGYESMTCTAHVASDASEEDLAALRERVEKTSPLVDAITNEVPLETRIVSE from the coding sequence ATGGCAACAGCAGAACGAACGGTCGTAAACGGCGTCGACGTCTCCGCTCTGGAAGGCGCGATAGAATCGATCACTGAGGACCCCGCGGGCGGTGCGTTCACCTTCCGGGCCGAAACCGAGTGGGAGGACGCGCTCAAGTCCGTGACGACGATCGACGAGTTCGATCACGCAGGGGAGACCGTCCACACCCGCGAGTTCACGCTCCAGGGCGACGAACCCGAACAGATCCTGGGCGAACGAGCGGGCCCCAACGCCGTCGAACTCTTACTCGGCGCGCTCGGATCCTGTCTGAGCGTCGGGTACGCGGCCAACGCCGCGGCGATGGGCATCGAACTCGACGACCTCAGCTTCGAGATGGAGGGCGACCTCGACCTGCGGGGGTTCCTCGGCATCTCCGAGGACGTCCGTCCGGGTTACGAGTCGATGACCTGTACGGCGCACGTGGCGTCGGACGCCTCCGAAGAGGACCTCGCGGCCTTGCGCGAGCGCGTCGAGAAAACCTCGCCGCTCGTGGACGCGATAACGAACGAAGTGCCCCTCGAGACCCGAATCGTCTCGGAGTAA
- a CDS encoding MFS transporter translates to MLAHAAVHTYEMAVPLFVVVWLTEFDVISLGIAQFEVTTATLGVVVTLGYGLFGLGALPGGILVDRIGSRRLISACLLGMGLSYVLLGLAPSMLVVALALVLWGVAASVYHPAGLSLISKGVEERGTGLAYHGIAGNLGIGLGPLLTAVLLLFVEWRTVALILGVPALLAAVYAARANFDETAAVEDVAEGAAADGGSSKADAGVDSLGEFVTESRRLLAGGFLLVFVVVMCSGLYYRGILTFLPELLRGLPGFEPIPVTELLPASVGSALGVEAGDAQTISPQDYFYAGLLLVGVVGQYAGGKLTDRFPVEYGIAGAFAVLAVLALAFVPVAGMGIGPLMALGAVLGIFLFVVQPLYQATVAEYTPAGTRGLSYGFTYLGVFGVGALGGTIAGAILAFAGVAELFLTLAVIATAASGVGLYLGRAAGR, encoded by the coding sequence ATGCTCGCCCACGCGGCGGTCCACACCTACGAGATGGCCGTCCCGCTGTTCGTCGTCGTCTGGCTCACCGAGTTCGACGTCATCTCGCTCGGCATCGCCCAGTTCGAGGTGACGACGGCGACGCTGGGCGTCGTCGTGACGCTCGGCTACGGCCTGTTCGGCCTGGGCGCGCTGCCGGGCGGCATCCTCGTCGACCGCATCGGGTCCCGGCGGCTCATCAGCGCCTGCCTGCTCGGGATGGGGCTGTCCTACGTCCTGCTCGGCCTGGCGCCGAGCATGCTCGTCGTCGCGCTCGCCCTGGTCCTCTGGGGTGTGGCGGCCAGCGTCTACCACCCTGCGGGCCTCTCGCTGATCAGCAAGGGCGTCGAGGAACGGGGGACCGGGCTTGCCTACCACGGCATCGCCGGCAACCTCGGCATCGGCCTCGGGCCGCTCCTGACCGCCGTCCTGCTTCTGTTCGTGGAGTGGCGGACGGTGGCGCTGATCCTGGGGGTGCCCGCGCTGCTCGCGGCGGTGTACGCCGCCCGGGCGAACTTCGACGAGACGGCCGCCGTCGAAGACGTCGCGGAGGGAGCGGCGGCCGACGGCGGCAGTTCGAAGGCCGACGCCGGCGTCGACTCGCTGGGTGAGTTCGTCACCGAGTCGCGACGGCTCCTGGCCGGCGGGTTCCTCCTCGTGTTCGTCGTCGTGATGTGCTCGGGGCTGTACTACCGCGGCATCCTCACCTTCCTGCCGGAGCTGCTCCGCGGGCTGCCCGGGTTCGAACCGATCCCAGTCACCGAACTGCTGCCGGCGAGCGTCGGATCCGCGCTGGGCGTCGAAGCGGGCGACGCCCAGACCATCTCACCGCAGGACTACTTCTACGCCGGCCTGCTGCTCGTCGGCGTCGTCGGCCAGTACGCCGGCGGGAAGCTGACCGACCGGTTCCCCGTCGAGTACGGCATCGCCGGCGCCTTCGCCGTCCTCGCGGTCCTGGCGCTGGCGTTCGTCCCGGTCGCCGGGATGGGCATCGGCCCGCTGATGGCGCTCGGTGCCGTCCTGGGTATCTTCCTCTTCGTCGTCCAGCCGCTGTACCAGGCGACCGTCGCCGAGTACACGCCCGCCGGCACGCGCGGGCTCTCCTACGGCTTCACGTACCTCGGCGTGTTCGGCGTCGGCGCGCTGGGGGGGACCATCGCCGGCGCCATCCTCGCGTTCGCGGGCGTGGCGGAGCTATTCCTGACGCTGGCGGTTATCGCCACCGCGGCGTCCGGCGTGGGACTGTACCTGGGTCGGGCGGCGGGGAGGTAA
- the gap gene encoding type I glyceraldehyde-3-phosphate dehydrogenase has translation MNNEPVRVGLNGFGRIGRNVFRASMESDAVEIVGINDVMEDEEFEYLAKYDTVLGRCDGASLEDGTLTVDGTDFEAGVFHETDPSKLPWGELDVDVAFEATGIFRSHEDASQHLEAGADKVVISAPPKGDKPVKQLVYGVNQDEYEGEDVVSNASCTTNSITPVAKVLHEEFGIEEGQLTTVHAYTGTQNLVDGPNSKPRRRRAAAENIIPTTTGAAQAATEVLPELEGKLDGMAMRVPVPNGSITEFTVNLEANVTAGDVNAAFEAAAAGELEGVLGVTNDEIVSSDVLQQPYSTLVDLQNTNVVGDMTKVLTWYDNEYGFSNRMLDVAQHVHEY, from the coding sequence ATGAACAACGAGCCTGTCCGCGTCGGCCTGAACGGCTTCGGGCGCATCGGTCGGAACGTCTTCCGGGCGTCCATGGAGAGCGACGCCGTCGAGATCGTCGGGATCAACGACGTGATGGAGGACGAGGAGTTCGAGTACCTCGCGAAGTACGACACCGTGCTGGGCCGGTGTGACGGCGCCTCGCTCGAGGACGGCACCCTGACCGTCGATGGCACCGACTTCGAGGCGGGCGTCTTCCACGAGACTGACCCCAGCAAGCTCCCCTGGGGCGAACTCGACGTCGACGTCGCCTTCGAGGCCACGGGTATCTTCCGGTCGCACGAGGACGCCAGCCAGCACCTCGAAGCCGGCGCGGACAAGGTCGTCATCTCCGCCCCGCCGAAGGGCGACAAACCCGTCAAACAGCTCGTCTACGGCGTCAATCAGGACGAGTACGAGGGCGAGGACGTCGTCTCCAACGCCTCCTGTACGACGAACTCCATCACCCCCGTCGCCAAGGTGCTCCACGAGGAGTTCGGCATCGAGGAAGGCCAGCTGACGACGGTCCACGCCTACACCGGCACCCAGAACCTCGTCGACGGCCCCAACAGCAAGCCCCGCCGCCGCCGCGCCGCCGCCGAGAACATCATCCCCACCACCACCGGCGCCGCCCAGGCCGCCACCGAAGTCCTCCCCGAACTGGAGGGGAAACTCGACGGCATGGCCATGCGCGTCCCCGTCCCCAACGGCTCCATCACGGAGTTCACCGTCAATCTCGAAGCGAACGTGACGGCGGGCGACGTCAACGCCGCCTTCGAGGCCGCGGCGGCGGGTGAGCTGGAAGGCGTCCTCGGCGTGACGAACGACGAGATCGTCTCCTCCGACGTCCTCCAGCAGCCCTACTCGACGCTCGTCGACCTCCAGAACACGAACGTCGTCGGCGACATGACGAAGGTGCTCACCTGGTACGACAACGAGTACGGCTTCTCGAACCGCATGCTCGACGTCGCCCAGCACGTCCACGAGTACTAG
- a CDS encoding sugar ABC transporter permease, translated as MSFVGAIARKVAEDAKRVAYAPVESGRAAVYTARQVRDGDVPATEPLKTVGATLGALLLVMALMFPIYWILQAALSGSGASLYTSGGISLFPEDPTLQPFVWVVGDLILPAYSVTVNVPLTDLAVVFDTPQLTVLDASAHGVDNPSDFKQFLWNSLTVAIPTVIISMCLIVPASYALSRREFIFRRKILFVYVLMTQVGGGLGIALLIGLYAVYVQFGFNDNKLALAVYYAATAVPFNTWLLKTYMDGIPVSYEEAAVVDGAPPWRVVTEVILPLSAAGLATVFIFTFLTGWTEFVVAQTLLGTENYTLPVGLFGLVSEYSIPWARFSAFALTFATPIMLVYLFAQRYIEGGLSFSGMEG; from the coding sequence ATGAGCTTCGTCGGTGCTATCGCCCGCAAGGTCGCCGAGGACGCGAAACGCGTCGCGTACGCGCCCGTCGAGAGCGGCCGGGCCGCCGTCTACACCGCACGGCAGGTCCGTGACGGGGATGTCCCGGCCACCGAACCACTGAAGACCGTCGGGGCCACACTGGGCGCGCTCCTGCTCGTTATGGCGCTCATGTTCCCCATCTACTGGATCCTCCAGGCCGCGCTCTCCGGGTCTGGCGCGTCGCTGTACACCTCCGGCGGCATCTCACTGTTCCCCGAAGACCCGACGCTCCAGCCGTTCGTCTGGGTCGTCGGCGACCTGATACTGCCGGCCTACAGCGTCACGGTCAACGTGCCGCTGACGGATCTGGCCGTGGTGTTCGACACGCCCCAGCTTACCGTGCTCGACGCCTCCGCACACGGCGTCGACAATCCCTCGGACTTCAAGCAGTTCCTGTGGAACAGCCTCACCGTCGCCATCCCGACGGTGATCATCTCGATGTGCCTGATCGTCCCGGCATCCTACGCACTCTCGCGCCGGGAGTTCATCTTCCGCCGGAAGATCCTGTTCGTCTACGTGCTGATGACGCAGGTCGGCGGCGGCCTCGGCATCGCCCTGCTGATCGGCCTCTACGCCGTCTACGTCCAGTTCGGCTTCAACGACAACAAGCTGGCGCTGGCGGTGTACTACGCCGCGACTGCAGTGCCGTTCAACACGTGGCTGCTCAAGACGTACATGGACGGCATCCCCGTCTCCTACGAGGAGGCCGCCGTCGTCGACGGCGCGCCGCCGTGGCGGGTCGTCACCGAGGTCATCCTGCCGCTGTCGGCCGCCGGGCTGGCGACGGTGTTCATCTTCACCTTCCTCACCGGCTGGACGGAGTTCGTCGTCGCCCAGACGCTGCTGGGCACCGAGAACTACACGCTGCCGGTCGGGCTGTTCGGACTCGTCTCGGAGTACTCCATCCCGTGGGCGCGCTTCTCCGCGTTCGCGCTCACCTTCGCGACGCCCATCATGCTGGTGTATCTGTTCGCCCAGCGCTACATCGAGGGTGGGCTCTCCTTCTCCGGGATGGAAGGCTGA
- a CDS encoding Hsp20/alpha crystallin family protein produces the protein MRRDDRDDPFDEFFRELERMMNDVMGAGGDVHIEQSGADYGADLHLDVHETDEAVRVVADVPGVDKDAIDLKCDGEVLTIKAAADQRDYGERVRLPAHVDEHSANATYNNGILEVSFTRSEDASDISLD, from the coding sequence ATGAGACGCGACGACCGTGACGACCCCTTCGACGAGTTCTTCCGCGAGCTAGAGCGGATGATGAACGACGTGATGGGTGCCGGTGGGGACGTCCACATCGAACAGAGTGGTGCCGACTACGGGGCGGACCTCCACCTCGACGTTCACGAGACAGACGAGGCTGTCCGGGTCGTGGCCGACGTGCCCGGCGTCGACAAGGACGCCATCGACCTCAAGTGCGACGGCGAGGTCCTCACGATCAAGGCCGCGGCCGACCAGCGCGACTACGGCGAACGGGTGCGACTCCCGGCCCACGTCGACGAGCACTCCGCCAACGCGACGTACAACAACGGTATTCTCGAAGTAAGCTTCACGCGGAGCGAAGACGCCAGCGACATCAGCCTCGACTAG
- a CDS encoding carbohydrate ABC transporter permease, translated as MSTASRVARRVEAVPFLDKRDLGLLFVLPGLFIFSAFMLFPVLYLLGISFTDAAPANLYAGEGAFSVLTFGEATFVGLANYVDVVTDPQFWNSFGVTWLFVATSVTLKLFLSIGVALVVTNDRVRGKRLMRSFIILPMGLPAIFTITVWRGIFSSADFGLVNQLLSTVGASSVAWLSGRWTAFVAYNVTEMWLAYPFMVIITVSALQDVPEELHEAAVVDGAGWFARLIHVTLPSIKRPVLFATILTSAASFQQFLIPFVFNQGGPARANELLIVYGYREAFQFSEYGRGAAISIVAVAFIGAFMWLNVKRGRLADGVDDA; from the coding sequence ATGAGCACGGCATCACGCGTCGCCCGCCGCGTCGAGGCAGTGCCGTTCCTCGACAAGCGTGACCTGGGACTCCTGTTCGTCCTGCCGGGACTGTTCATCTTCTCGGCGTTCATGCTGTTCCCGGTGCTGTACCTGCTCGGAATCTCGTTTACCGACGCGGCACCGGCGAACCTCTACGCCGGCGAGGGCGCGTTCTCGGTGCTGACGTTCGGTGAGGCGACGTTCGTCGGCCTGGCGAACTACGTCGACGTCGTCACCGACCCGCAGTTCTGGAACTCCTTCGGCGTCACCTGGCTGTTCGTCGCCACGAGCGTGACGCTGAAGCTGTTCCTGAGCATCGGCGTCGCGCTCGTCGTCACCAACGACCGCGTCAGGGGCAAGCGCCTGATGCGCTCGTTCATCATCCTCCCGATGGGCCTGCCCGCCATCTTCACCATCACGGTGTGGCGCGGTATCTTCAGTTCGGCCGACTTCGGCCTGGTGAACCAGTTGCTGTCGACGGTCGGCGCCAGTTCCGTCGCCTGGCTCTCGGGTCGCTGGACCGCCTTCGTGGCGTACAACGTCACCGAGATGTGGCTCGCGTACCCGTTCATGGTCATCATCACCGTGAGCGCGCTCCAGGACGTCCCTGAGGAACTCCACGAGGCCGCCGTCGTCGACGGTGCCGGGTGGTTCGCCCGGCTTATCCACGTGACGCTGCCGTCGATCAAGCGGCCCGTGCTGTTCGCCACCATCCTCACCTCGGCCGCCTCGTTCCAGCAGTTCCTGATCCCCTTCGTGTTCAACCAGGGCGGCCCGGCGCGGGCCAACGAACTGCTGATCGTCTACGGCTACCGCGAGGCGTTCCAGTTCTCCGAGTACGGCCGCGGCGCCGCCATCAGCATCGTCGCGGTTGCGTTCATCGGCGCGTTCATGTGGCTGAACGTCAAACGCGGCAGGCTCGCCGACGGGGTGGACGACGCATGA
- a CDS encoding extracellular solute-binding protein, producing MDRRTVLKQLGAATAFGSLAGCVGVQEQDTETATNDDGGDGSDDGSADQDTETAGPAGEATAWYSLPEPELPGREKAIETFTSETRHTVEGSDISDLEQKTTSAVPAGQGPQVFDWAHDWVGDYYQRGFLTDQSDDLTVDLDVFTDAAADAVQYEGNVVGLPYSAETVTLVYNTDVVDEAPESVSDMVAVMDEYHDPDAGQYGLSYPFDPYFTSAFLQGFGGYYFDPAADPQLGVDRDETIQGLEFALENLTPYMPNDPTYEPQAAAFAEGNAAFAINGPWYLATLNDKGVNYEVTSLPAVDGGELRPYTGISMWYFAKAMESGGADATAGREFVEWYATNEEIHLQNAEEHGAIPVLDSLVGSDDLPANVQAYSETVGQGIPMPTDPKMNKVWGPMETALIDAFNGDATAEEALTTAATDIRENWE from the coding sequence ATGGACCGCAGAACCGTCCTCAAGCAGCTCGGCGCCGCGACGGCGTTCGGCTCGCTCGCGGGTTGCGTCGGCGTACAGGAACAGGACACGGAGACCGCTACGAACGACGACGGCGGTGACGGCAGCGACGACGGTAGCGCGGACCAGGACACCGAGACGGCCGGTCCCGCGGGCGAGGCCACGGCGTGGTACTCGCTCCCGGAGCCGGAACTCCCCGGCCGCGAGAAGGCCATCGAGACGTTCACCAGCGAGACCCGCCACACCGTCGAGGGGTCGGACATCTCCGACCTCGAACAGAAGACGACCAGTGCCGTCCCGGCCGGCCAGGGGCCGCAGGTGTTCGACTGGGCCCACGACTGGGTCGGCGACTACTACCAGCGCGGCTTCCTCACCGACCAGAGCGACGACCTGACCGTCGACCTGGACGTCTTCACCGACGCGGCGGCCGACGCCGTCCAGTACGAGGGCAACGTCGTCGGCCTCCCGTACTCGGCCGAGACGGTGACGCTCGTCTACAACACGGACGTCGTCGACGAGGCCCCCGAGTCGGTCTCGGATATGGTCGCGGTCATGGACGAGTACCACGACCCCGACGCCGGCCAGTACGGCCTGAGCTACCCGTTCGACCCGTACTTCACGAGCGCGTTCCTCCAGGGCTTCGGCGGCTACTACTTCGACCCTGCGGCCGACCCACAGCTGGGCGTCGACCGCGACGAGACCATCCAGGGCCTGGAGTTCGCCCTGGAGAACCTCACGCCGTACATGCCGAACGACCCGACCTACGAGCCCCAGGCCGCAGCGTTCGCGGAGGGCAACGCCGCCTTCGCGATCAACGGCCCCTGGTACCTCGCGACGCTCAACGACAAGGGCGTCAACTACGAGGTGACGTCGCTGCCGGCCGTCGACGGCGGCGAACTCCGCCCGTACACCGGCATCTCCATGTGGTACTTCGCGAAGGCGATGGAATCGGGCGGCGCCGACGCCACCGCCGGCCGCGAGTTCGTCGAGTGGTACGCCACCAACGAGGAGATACACCTCCAGAACGCCGAAGAACACGGCGCCATCCCCGTCCTCGACAGCCTCGTCGGCAGCGACGACCTGCCGGCGAACGTCCAGGCGTACTCCGAGACGGTCGGGCAGGGCATCCCGATGCCCACCGACCCCAAGATGAACAAGGTGTGGGGCCCGATGGAGACGGCGCTCATCGACGCGTTCAACGGCGACGCCACGGCCGAGGAGGCGCTGACCACGGCCGCAACCGATATCCGCGAGAACTGGGAGTAA